The following is a genomic window from Candidatus Moraniibacteriota bacterium.
ATACGCTTTCGTAATAGAGACGTACGACACACCGAGGTCGGGTCGTTTGGAAAGCGTCCCGCGAACCTGTCGCTCCAGTGATAATTTTACAGCGCTTGCCGGAAGCAAAAATGTTTCGAAGTCGCCGTTGTTCGGTGCATTACCGACAATGCCCACAAGGTCGCCCTGATAGTCAATCGCCGGACCGCCGAGATACGGAGCAAGCGTTGCCGCATCGACAGTATACACGCCCTCCCATCGCTCCGATGAAGCCACGGCGCCGCCCGCAATATTGAACGTCTTATCCGTATTTCCTAAGAGTCCGGTCGAGTAACGGTTCCGATATTCCTCCGACGTATTGGCAATCAAAATGAGCTTCTTCCCCGCGCGAATACTGTCCGATTCGGCAAATGATATGGACGGCAGATTGGACGCCGCAATCGACAAATACGAAATCCCCGTCAGAGAGTCCGTCGCCACCAAGGTCGCCGGATAGCTTGTACCATTGTAGAGAAACACCGTATACGAGGCATTCTCGAGAAGCGCCGTATGGAACGTTGCAATGAGACCATCATTGGTCACTAAGACGCCACTCCCTTGAAGCGTGCCGATATTTTTCGACGTCTCCTCTCCCACCTTGGCAATTTCCGTGTCGCCCCCTCTTCGCACCGAAAGGATATTCACTACTGAAGGAGAGGCTGACAGCGCGATCGTTTCCACGGAGTCGTCCTCTCGGATCATAACCTGCTCCGTCTTGTTGATGATAACCGTATTCTCCGCCGCTTTCCGAAATATTCCCCATCGCGACAAGAAGCTATCCGCCGCTATTTTCGGAAGAAGCACTCGGTCGGCAATGATGCCGGCGAAGCCCCCCACAACAGCGATACCCGCGATCGCCAATCCATACCACGCACATTTTCTGGCAAAAACACGCATAACATTTCCATAGTCAAAAATATTCGCCAAATCCGTTCCAATTATACCACCTGCAGCCACTGGGCACTCGAGAGCACTACCGCCGCAAGAAGAAGCACAAAAATCACTTGAATCGCCAGTCGCTTCTTTGAAATTCCGCCCGTCGTTTCTGCCTGGACACCCTCCCAGAGAGGAGAAGTAAAGATAAGCATAAGCACGCCGGTTGTCAAGTAGCCAAACGGCCAAAATGTCCCGATCCACGCCATTTGCGCAGCAAAGAGACCAAGAATAAGCGCGCAAAGCATTGCCTTCCCTCGATTCTCACGGAACGAGCGCAAAAAGATAGAGAGCCCCACTAAAAATGCCGAAAGTCCACATGAAAGCATGAGCATATACTCCGTAAACCGTTGAAAGTTCAAGAAGAGTCCCGAAAAAACACTGAAGAGGAAAAAAAGCGTCGTCATCGCGACAAGAGAAAGCATGCTCTGCGCCGTGAGATCGCCATCATACTGCCGCAGCCGATAAATACCGAGCGCCGCCATATAGAAAACAAGCGAACTTAGAAAGATAAAAATATGTTTTTCACGTGCGGAACTCACAAAGAACAAGAGAAACACCGTCGAAAACGAGAAGAGCGTCGGCACAATCGCCGAGCTCGCCGTTCCTCCGAGCCGCCACGAAAAACGAAACACTCCCCCAAGAAAGAGGAGTGAGAGTATCAAAAACCATTCTGGAAACATCACTACCAATTCCAATGATCCGAAAAAGAAAATCGCAAACAGCAACAAAGACGCATGAAACAACATAAATCCCCCGAAAAAATTCTCCGCCTGACTTCTCCATCCTACTCTTTCCTTGCATCCAAATGCAAGCATATCACGAAAAAAAAGACTTCCCCGCGAATAAAAAACTGCCCCGAAACCACAAGGGGCAGTTCATGCGGACATTGCCGCAAATCAATCAATTTTCATACTTTCCCGCCAGAACCGTTCGATAGGCATTCCCGCCATAATTTCGAACATGCGCAGATACTTAGAAGTCATCTCCTCAACAAGATCCCTAGGAGGAACCCAGCAAGGATTTGTTTTTGGAAAACCAGCTGCCTTCCCTGCATCTCTAATTATTTGTTTATCCAGACTTGGCGGCGCCTCCCCTCTGTCGAGAGCAGCTTGCCGCTGATCAGCCAACCAAAAACGACTCGAATCAGGCGTCAGAGCTTCATCGCAAAGCACGATACGACCATCTTCATCATAAGCAAATTCGAATTTCGTATCGGCAAGAATGATACCCAAAGGCCGAAGCATATCTCGAGCGAATTCATACAACCGAAGGGACAGGTCGCGTATAGTTTCCGCCGCTTCCAACCCGATTCTCTCAACCATATCCTCGAAGTCGATATTCTCATCATGCTCGCCATAGGGCGCCTTCGTAGATGGAGTGAAAATTGGCTGCGGCAACTCGCTGCCATCGGAAAGTCCGCGAGGCAATTCGATACCACAGACTTTCCCAGTCTGTTGGTAACCAGTAAGACTGGATCCTGTCAAGAACCCCCGAACAATTGCCTCGATCTGAAACACTCTGACACGCTTCACAACAATCATGTGCCGCATGAGAAAACGCATTTGCTCAGAACTCAGCACGTATCGGAGACGCTCAGGAAAGTAATCAGTAATAGTGCGGCCAAAGGCTTTGAGATGGTTAGGAATATCTGTCTGAAGCAACCAATGCACCGTTGCTGCTGTCAAGACGGCTCCCTTCATTGGAATAGCCGCATTGAGCACTCGGTCAAAGATACTCACCCGATCCGTCGCTAAAATATAGAGATACTCGAGGCATTCGGGATTGACAAATATTTCCCGTGTCTTCCCGGTATTCCAGTGAATCAGTCCGCCTGATTCCAATAAGGCTATATTAGAATCGGCAGAAGCTTCCCCTGTATACCTCTGTCGACCCTCGTGATAGGCATTCTGAAGAGTCAGCGTTCTCGACGGTTTTTGCTCCCGCAACTGAACCGTCGGGAATTCTCCCCGAACGCCGCAAATGGCATACCAGAATGCCTGCGCAGGGTCATGGAAGAACTCTTCCATAAAAACAAACTGCGAATCCGGCACCTCTGTTGCCGCAAGATACGCCGCCTGAGTGGCATTCTCCGTCTCGCCCTTCAATGGAACTGCGATAAACAAAGTGTGCTTATTTCCCAACCCATTCCTTGAGATGGAGTCCACATAACCGAATATCGCCGCCAATTTCCCGGCACACACAATCACGGCATCTACAGAGCAATCGTTAAATTTTCGAAGCAATTCCCGCAACTCGTCGGGATTCCGGTGAGCACTGCATACTTCGACTGCAAGAACACAAATTAAGTCCTGCGCCTCCGCCTCGCGAAGCACTGCTAGCCCGGATGCAATTTTCCTGAAATCAGAGTCCGAACCGCAAAGAACCACTATATTTCTCATGACTGCCTCCTTCGAGAAATCTCTCGAATCTTCTTGCGTGATTTACCCAGTTGTCAAAGATAGAGAAGCCGACACCTACCGAAATAGCCGCAGCTTCTCCCATATCAAAGAAAGCAGAAATTCCTATTACTGTCAATTTGAGTCAATTCGGAATCCCGCCAAGAAGCAAAGTATCTCTCACCTATCGGCCAGCATACCGCCCATACGCCTCCCCTATGAACTTCCTCACCCGCACAATCAGGGCGACATGCGGATATCGGGCGAGCGCTTTGAGTGCGATGTAGATACTAATCACAAAGATGGCATCCCAAATACCGGAAGCGTGGCGAATAGCAAACGCATGAATCATGCCAAATACGAACACCGCATATACAATTCTGTGAAGCGTCACCCATTTCCTCTTGAGAAGGCGGAGAGAAAGCGCATTGGATGTCGCCAAAAGCGGGAGTGTCAGAATATAGGACACTACTCCGAGGAGTAAGATCGGCTCTATGCGAAGCGGCGAGGCAAGATACGTCGACCAAGAAAGCGGGAACCACAATGGATCCATCAGATATCCGACACCGTGCACCGTCGCCAGGTAGGCAAAAAGAATGCCAAGCTCCCGACGCATCCCCAGCAAGAGCTGAAAAAACGAGATCGGAAAAATTCTTGCGAGCGGACTCACGAAAAGAATAAGGACGAGGAGATTTCTCGACCACTCGCCGAAGCTGTTGCGCAATTCGGGGAAGAACAAACCGAAAAGGCTCGCGTGAGCAATCAACAAGAGAGCGATTTTTATCTGTCGATAATACTGCCGCAAAAGTCTCGTCACGCCCTCATGTGCCCAGAAAAACGGGCGAAGCAACAGATTCATAACATCCGGAACAAGAATTTTAACAACTGCACGGAAGTAGTACGCATGTTCTCGGGAAATCTTTCGCGAAAGCCGCTACTTCTTTCGCACTTTCTCAGTCACCCAAAACTCGCCGAAGTAGTTCCCAAAAAGCAAGCGCGTCTGCGAATCAATCGCCGGAAATGCCGAGAGGAAAGCGACAAACGGAGACAAAACCCACTGAAACAGCATGAAAAAATGCTTCGACCAGTGATACTTCGCCGGCCGCGGAGGAAGCGAGAAGATAGAAAGCGGCACCGACACGACCATGCCGAGCATCGCAAGCGTCATAAGACGCTGGGTAATAAGCGGCAAATTGTGTGCCAAAACACTCTCACGAAACGCAACGCCGCCCAAGACCAAGGGCAACCACCCGAGAAGCGCCAAAATAAACGAGGTCGTCGCCCACGAATAGTGCCCCTCGAGCATTTCAAACGAAATGCGGAGCTTCTTAAAGAAGGCGATGCGCCGATCGGGCCAGAGAGCGCGCATCGTCACAGGGAAATTCTCGATACCATAGGCCCATCGACGATTCTGCTTGTACAAATTCACCACGGTTTTCCAATAGGTATCCGAAAGCACCGCATCGAGCGAAACCGGCAAATGAATCGGACACACTTCGTAGTCTCCATGAAAATACGCGAGGCATTTCCAGTAGATATTGGAGTCCTCGCTGATCATATTAACCAGCCAAAAGTCCACCTTTACCAGAGTATCAAACGGCTCGCTGTGCGATGAAAACGTCACCATCTGCCGCCTGGTACTCTGAAACAAGTGCCAAAACGACGACCCGGTCACCGCAAGCCGCACAAATGCATTCGTATCCCACAGCGTATTATGATAAACCGGCATCGGTTGGTATGCGCGCCGGAGCCGCTTCGGATTCGTCACATATGCATAGGTGAGCGCGGCAAAGTACTCCGGATGCGCGATACTGTCGCAGTCAAAATTCGAGAAAACAACGCGCGTGTAATCAATGTGCCGTTCATCAAGATATTTCTGCAATTCCTTCGCCGCAAATTTCGCATTCGATGCCTTGCATTTCATCTCTCCGTCCGCCACCACATGCGTCGTTACCAGAAAGTCTCGAAACACCCCGTCAAATTTCTTCTTCAAAAATTCAACTTTCGCCAATCGATGCACCTCATCTTCACGTTCCTCGGTCGCCAAGAGCACGATCATCTGTTCTTTGGGAAAATTCGCCTCGGCAAGCGCGCGAATCGATGGCTCGATAATATCCGCACTCTCCCCTGCCGTCGGCAAGAGGACAACATGAATCACGCTCCTCCAGTCCATGATGTCATGTTCGGACACTGCCAATCGCTTCGCCTCGGCAAGCGTCTCTTTCGTCCGGGCAATCTCTGCGTTCACTGCGCGCCGACGACGAAGCGAGACAATCGAAAGACGCGAACGCGCATCTCGAAGACTTAAAAGACGCGACTCCAACTCACAGACAAATCCCGCCGGATCAAGACTCTTCTGACACCGCTCCCACCAGTCTATTCTCTTGGATCGCACCAAACGGAAATGCGCCCGCGTTGAATAGAACGAAATAAACACGATACGATAGAGCCAGTAGAGATCGAAGAGAATAATAAAAACCGCTGCCCACAGCGGCAAAAGAAATGAAACGACAAACATCCCGATAAGCGTCCCCCACGACAAAATCCCCGGCACCATCTCAAGCGCCCGTTGCACCCGCCGATTCTTCGGATCCGTTGTCTTCGGATCGGGAAACTCAAAGATATCCTCCGTTTGCCTGCTCGTATTCATGCGAGAATAATACCTTGTTTTAGGGAAAAAGACAAGAAAAAAGCCGCGTTCAAAATCAACTGAATCGCGGCATCAGACATTGAGAGCGTTGTTTTGTTACGGAAACAACACTCAGGAAGTTATGATGATTGTTCCAAAAACCCACTCAACAAAGAACTGAGCGGCTGTTTCCGGAACACCTTCTTCCCGCATCTTACTTATGATTAGATCTCGAAGTATGCCACATATCACATCAGAACACTGGCATCTCAATACACAGTTACTCCAAGACATACATAATCGAATCAGAGGGAGTATTTCAGAATGAAAGGTAACGAATTGAATCGGCGTTATCACTAAGACATTCCGAACGCCAGTATTCGCAACTTTGCTAATGTCCTGCTGGAGAATATACCCCTCCCATTTCTGATCATTTAACGCGAAAGATGGGATGTTTACAACGTATTCTTCAGACATCTCATTTCTCCTTACAAGTTGTTCGAGAACTACACCTTCTCCCTACCGTAAATTCCGGCAGACATCACATTTATGTATACTTTTTTCAAAAGTTTTGTCAATACACGCCTGAAAGTTCCAAAACAAACTAGCCCTAAATGTGAAAACATATCACTTGCAGTGAGAAAAATTCATTCGTTCTCAAAATATCCGGCCAGGGCTCAATAAGAAATACTTGAATACAAATTTCCTCTCTGCAAGAAATTCTGAGAACATACGTACCAACTAAAGTACGACAATCGCCTTCTTCAACCGGTGAGTGGTATGTCGGATAATTTTTTAGAATAGTCGGTATGAAAAAGAAAAAGAATTTGATTGGATATTCAGTTGCCGTGGCAGTTGCCGCAATATCATTTGCAACACTCTCTTCGGGAAGCGCGCTCGCCGAATTCGGTTCGAGAAACATGGGACAATATGGACAAAATCGGCAAATGCGCGACGGCGATCAACAGGGCGGACCATTCAGATCAAACGAATCCGTTTCCGCCTGCGAGGATAAATCCGAAGGAGACAGCTGTTCGTTCTCCATGACGCCGCCGAATGGCAGTGATGCCGTCACTGTAGAAGGCACCTGTTCCAAAGCTCCCACAAGACAAGGTCAAGACGACGACACCGAAAGCGATACGCTTTCGTGCATGCCGGCACGAAATGAACTCATGAAAAACGCTCCCGATGGTGCGAAAGTCACCTCGCAAAACCGACTCGAGAGAGCGGAAGCTATGAGGGAACGCGCAGCATCAAGAATCACCGCAACACAAACTCGACTCAGCAACATCGTAAGCTTCTTGCAATCAAAAGATGTCGATACCAGCGCAATTGAAAGCGAAATCGACACACTCAAAGAAAAAACTGATACTGTGCTCGACAAATACGATGCACTGATTACGCTCCTCAGAGAAGACAGCCCCTCGAGCGACGACGTCAAGACTGCTTTCGAGGCCGTCCGTTCCGCCGAGAAAGCAGTGCGGGACTACTTCACTGGCACCCTACGAACCGCAATCCGATCCGCACTCGATTCGTTGTAAACCGATTCAAAGCGAAACACTCACCAACAATACATCTCTCTATGGATCCCAAAAGAAAAATTATCACGCTCATAGCGTCCGCAGTCGCCATCATAGTCGTCGGAGGGCTCATCCTCTTCTCGGTCTCCGGCAATAAGAAGCAAGTATCGAACAACAGCTCACCCTCAACAGAGACAGCGACAGACGCGCTTTCCGGAAAGACAGGTGCCGCATCGTCCGCAAACAATGCTGCACCACCGACAAAGAAAGCGGAAGAAATTCCCGCCGTCACCACCAAAGACGATGCCGAAAAGTCACTCGACCAAATCGACTCCGACATGGCATCCTCCGAAACAGATACAAGCGGTTTTTAGGAAAAACAAATGTAAAAAACCCGCATCTCTTCATGAGTGCGGGTTTTGCGGTTATTACAATCCCTCCTTATTCTGCTCTAAAGCCAGGCTGCCATTTTTTAACTTCTTCGCCCTTACCGGCAGCAGGAGGCGTATTCAGGTGATTAGCACAGAGCACTTCAAAAAAATCTCCTTCCGACCCACCGCGGATCCAATAATCTTCGTCGATAGCATCAACACCTAAACGAGCGCAAGGAATGAAGTGCACATTGAAACTGCGAATATTTTCGCCACAAGGTTTTCTCAATTCGATCACAACTTCATCACGACCCGAGGAATTCTCAGTGATAATTAAGCGAGCTGAACTGAATTCGGTAGGACGAACAACGACAGTCCTTTTACCCTCAGGAGAGATGTCATCTTCATCCATGAACACATTCGTCGCCATTTCAACCATGGCTTGGAACCTCCGAAGCCAATCTTGAGCTTTCCTTGCTTGGTCATTCGCTCTTTCCGCCCATAAGTGGCGTTGTTCAATAACAGTCTTCCATTCCTCCTTTATTTCGTCTAACTCGGAACTTAACAGTTTAGTCCGTTCCCGAAGGGGCTTGACATTGAAAAGCATGACTAGAGAACCACCAATAAAAAATCCCGATACGACGCCAAACAAAGTGCCAATTACAAAATACGTAGAATCAACAATGCTCATCTCAATTCCCCTCTTTAGGTTTCTTTGGATTTAAGGTACTGCTCCGCTATACTGGAACCATTCCGGCAAGCGTCATATCTATATACACCTTTTTCATAGTTTTGTCAATATGATTCGGCAATTTCCCGAGGGATTCCTCTGGGGCGCAGCGACCGCATCGCATCAGGTAGAAGGTGGCAATACGAATGATTGGTCAGAGTGGGAAGCACAAAATGCCAGCCGCCTCGCCAAGAAATCCACTTCTGAATTCGGACATCTCCCCGGCTGGACCGAGAAGTTCGGCACGGAAGCCGCGCGCCCCGAGAACTATATTTCCGGAGTCGCTGTCGATCACTATCATCGCTATGAAGAAGACTTCGATATTGCCAAAGAACTCGGCCACACCGCCTCCCGGTTCTCCATCGAGTGGTCGCGCGTCGAGCCACAGGAGGGGGTGTGGAATGAGGAAGAAATAGTCCATTATCAAACAGTTGTCCGCGCGCTTCGAGCAAGGAACATCGAGCCATTCGTCACTCTCTGGCACTGGACACTGCCCCTCTGGCTCAGAGAGCAGGGCGGGATGCTCGCGCCAAAGTTTCCGGAATACTTCGCCCGCTATGCCAAAAAGGTTGCAATCGCACTTGGAAACGATGTAACTTTTTGGATTACCCTCAACGAACCGGACGTCGTCACCGGACACGCCTATATAAAAGCTCAGTGGCCACCGCAAGAAAGAGGGCTTCTAAAGTATATCCGCGCCAACTTCGCACTCATCAAAGCGCATCGAAGCACGTACTCCGCCATCAAACAACACAATCCAAACGCGCACATCGGCATCGCCAAGCACCAGCTGTCATTCGAACTCAAGAGAAACACGTTCGTTAACCGAACACTCAAGCTATTCGCTCACTATTTTTGGAACAAGTGGTTTCTCAATCGCGTCAAAGACACGCAAGATTTCGTCGGATTAAATCACTACGGGCGATGCGTGATCGATAATGGGCTCTACAAAAACCCCAATGAGCGCCGAACCGATATCGGCTGGGAATTTTATCCCGAGTCTATTTACCAAGCACTCACGGAGTTGAAACCATACGGCAAGCCCATTTATATCACCGAAAACGGCCTCGCCGACCGAAGCGACACACTCCGGCAAGAGTTTCTGACGCGCGCACTCGCATCCGTCCACCGCGCAATAGAAGACGGCGCCGAAATCAAAGGTTATCTCCACTGGTCGCTTCTTGACAACTTCGAATGGGACAAGGGCTTCTGGCCATGCTTCGGACTCATCGCTGTCGACCGCACAACACAAAACCGAACCGTTCGCGAAAGCGCGAGATACTACGCCAAGATCTGCCACGCAAACGAGCTCGAAACTACTGAGTAACCCTTGCATCGCCGCCTTTTTGTGCTACAATCCCAGAAAGCCGATCGGCTTTTGTTTTTGTCTTCCGGTCCCATCGTCTATCGGTTAGGACATCAGGTTTTTCAGTCAAAGACTGACCAGCCTCTGGCTGGCATCCTAGGAAGAGGGGTCGCGGAGGATTTCTATGTACTACACATATATACTCAAAAGCGCCAAGAAACCCTATCGATATATTGGTTCCACTGAAAATCTAAGGAAGCGACTTCTTGAACACAATCAAGGAAAAACCAAATCCATTCAACACCTCATTCCTTTTGCACTCGAATATTATGAAGCCTACACAACAAAGAAACTCGCCAGAAAAAGAGAGCTAGAACTCAAGAAGAACAGCTTTAAGAAACGAGAACTTTTTGAGAGAATCAGCGAATAATCTGGTCCCATCGTCTATCGGTTAGGACATCAGGTTTTCATCCTGAAAAGAGGGGTTCGACTCCCCTTGGGACTACTTTCTATGATCCTCGCGATCGAAACTTCGTGTGATGAAACCGCAGCGGCAGTTGTCGAGAAGTCTGGCGACGCCGTGCGCGTACTCTCAAGTGTCGTCTCATCGCAGATTGCGCTCCATGCACCATTCGGCGGCGTCGTTCCCAATCTTGCAGCACGCGAACATACGAAGAACATTGTCCCTGTCATTGAGTCAGCTCTCCGAGAAGCATCCGCTTCTATGAAAGATATAGCGGCTATCGCCGTCACCGCAGGACCCGGACTCGCGCCCGCTCTTCAGATCGGCGTCACGGCAGCAAAGTCCCTTGCCTATCTCTGGCGGAAACCTCTTCTTCCCATCCACCACATCGAGGGGCACATCTACGCAAATTTCATCAAAGAAGAACAGCCGGCAACCGGAAACCCACACAATAGAAAGAGCTACCAAGAGTCAGAAGTCGGGAATGGGGAGTCAAAAAATTCCTTCCCTCTTCTTGCTCTGGTTGTATCCGGAGGACACACCGAACTCGTATTCATGCGCGATCATTTCACCTATGACATTCTCGGTGAGACGGAAGATGATGCTGTCGGCGAAGCCTTCGACAAAGTCGCGAAGATGCTCGATCTTCCCTACCCGGGCGGTCCCGAAATCGCCAAGAGAGCGGATGCATTCCGAAGAAGCGCCGCATTCTCATCGCACAATTCGGCAAATTTTTCTTTCCCGCGCCCAATGAAGGAAAGTGGTGACTACCGATTCTCTTTTTCCGGACTCAAAACTGCGGTGCTCTACTTTCTGAAGAAACACGAGACACAAAAACAGATGGAGAACTTCATCAATGCTGTCTGCTTCGAATTCCAAGAGTCCGCGCTCGATGTCCTCATCGAGAAAACTCGCCGCGCCCTCGCGGAATACCATCCTGAAACTGCCATCATAGCAGGTGGCGTCTCAGCAAACATCGAGCTTCGCCACCGCATGGGCGAGATGATTGGGCACGATTTTCCAGATACGTGCTTCCTCATGCCACCTTTCAAATATTCCCTCGACAACGCCGCGATGATCGGCGCGGCAGCAGTCTTCCGATGGGACTGCCTATCAGACACAGAAAAGAGCCGGACGACTACACTATGGAGAACACTCCGAGCTGATCCCAACATGAAACTCTGCAGTATCGGCGTAAGATTATAGGCAGCACATCTGCTATTACACCCTTTTAACGCCACATATATCTGCTATCACCCTCCTTCCTGAAGACATTGCTAAAGGAAAAAGAAAGCAGCAACAACTATGCATTGCTGCTGCTTCTTTATTCCATCCAAAACGAAAGCTCGAGTTAAGGCACTATCGGCTCTTCCCACCGGCATTTGACGTGGAAGCACTCGCCGTTGAAGAAAATCCGGACTCATTCCCGGCAGCATCCATCGCCTTGACCCGATAA
Proteins encoded in this region:
- a CDS encoding glycoside hydrolase family 1 protein; amino-acid sequence: MIRQFPEGFLWGAATASHQVEGGNTNDWSEWEAQNASRLAKKSTSEFGHLPGWTEKFGTEAARPENYISGVAVDHYHRYEEDFDIAKELGHTASRFSIEWSRVEPQEGVWNEEEIVHYQTVVRALRARNIEPFVTLWHWTLPLWLREQGGMLAPKFPEYFARYAKKVAIALGNDVTFWITLNEPDVVTGHAYIKAQWPPQERGLLKYIRANFALIKAHRSTYSAIKQHNPNAHIGIAKHQLSFELKRNTFVNRTLKLFAHYFWNKWFLNRVKDTQDFVGLNHYGRCVIDNGLYKNPNERRTDIGWEFYPESIYQALTELKPYGKPIYITENGLADRSDTLRQEFLTRALASVHRAIEDGAEIKGYLHWSLLDNFEWDKGFWPCFGLIAVDRTTQNRTVRESARYYAKICHANELETTE
- a CDS encoding GIY-YIG nuclease family protein; protein product: MYYTYILKSAKKPYRYIGSTENLRKRLLEHNQGKTKSIQHLIPFALEYYEAYTTKKLARKRELELKKNSFKKRELFERISE
- the tsaD gene encoding tRNA (adenosine(37)-N6)-threonylcarbamoyltransferase complex transferase subunit TsaD; protein product: MILAIETSCDETAAAVVEKSGDAVRVLSSVVSSQIALHAPFGGVVPNLAAREHTKNIVPVIESALREASASMKDIAAIAVTAGPGLAPALQIGVTAAKSLAYLWRKPLLPIHHIEGHIYANFIKEEQPATGNPHNRKSYQESEVGNGESKNSFPLLALVVSGGHTELVFMRDHFTYDILGETEDDAVGEAFDKVAKMLDLPYPGGPEIAKRADAFRRSAAFSSHNSANFSFPRPMKESGDYRFSFSGLKTAVLYFLKKHETQKQMENFINAVCFEFQESALDVLIEKTRRALAEYHPETAIIAGGVSANIELRHRMGEMIGHDFPDTCFLMPPFKYSLDNAAMIGAAAVFRWDCLSDTEKSRTTTLWRTLRADPNMKLCSIGVRL
- a CDS encoding serine protease; its protein translation is MRVFARKCAWYGLAIAGIAVVGGFAGIIADRVLLPKIAADSFLSRWGIFRKAAENTVIINKTEQVMIREDDSVETIALSASPSVVNILSVRRGGDTEIAKVGEETSKNIGTLQGSGVLVTNDGLIATFHTALLENASYTVFLYNGTSYPATLVATDSLTGISYLSIAASNLPSISFAESDSIRAGKKLILIANTSEEYRNRYSTGLLGNTDKTFNIAGGAVASSERWEGVYTVDAATLAPYLGGPAIDYQGDLVGIVGNAPNNGDFETFLLPASAVKLSLERQVRGTLSKRPDLGVSYVSITKAYAIANSLSRDRGALITTPSGRQGLAILSGSPAEKAGLRVGDIVIAVNGQEINLDNPLSVAIGNLSQGDVATLRILRGENEQDVTVDL
- a CDS encoding ferric reductase-like transmembrane domain-containing protein, with the protein product MNLLLRPFFWAHEGVTRLLRQYYRQIKIALLLIAHASLFGLFFPELRNSFGEWSRNLLVLILFVSPLARIFPISFFQLLLGMRRELGILFAYLATVHGVGYLMDPLWFPLSWSTYLASPLRIEPILLLGVVSYILTLPLLATSNALSLRLLKRKWVTLHRIVYAVFVFGMIHAFAIRHASGIWDAIFVISIYIALKALARYPHVALIVRVRKFIGEAYGRYAGR
- a CDS encoding phosphoribosylaminoimidazolesuccinocarboxamide synthase — its product is MRNIVVLCGSDSDFRKIASGLAVLREAEAQDLICVLAVEVCSAHRNPDELRELLRKFNDCSVDAVIVCAGKLAAIFGYVDSISRNGLGNKHTLFIAVPLKGETENATQAAYLAATEVPDSQFVFMEEFFHDPAQAFWYAICGVRGEFPTVQLREQKPSRTLTLQNAYHEGRQRYTGEASADSNIALLESGGLIHWNTGKTREIFVNPECLEYLYILATDRVSIFDRVLNAAIPMKGAVLTAATVHWLLQTDIPNHLKAFGRTITDYFPERLRYVLSSEQMRFLMRHMIVVKRVRVFQIEAIVRGFLTGSSLTGYQQTGKVCGIELPRGLSDGSELPQPIFTPSTKAPYGEHDENIDFEDMVERIGLEAAETIRDLSLRLYEFARDMLRPLGIILADTKFEFAYDEDGRIVLCDEALTPDSSRFWLADQRQAALDRGEAPPSLDKQIIRDAGKAAGFPKTNPCWVPPRDLVEEMTSKYLRMFEIMAGMPIERFWRESMKID